In Fusarium fujikuroi IMI 58289 draft genome, chromosome FFUJ_chr02, the genomic stretch gTAAGTTCCGCCGTAGATGGCAGACAGACGGGCGAAACCCTGGGGAAGCTCGCCAAGACCGTAGAGAGGGTAGATGTAAGGAGACTTTCCGTATCGAGCAACAGAGTTACCGTACAGGCGGATTCGCTGGATAGCCTCGGGAGCCTGGCCAGGGGTGGTGATGTAGTCGTCGGTGAGGTAGAGAGCCATGGCGTGGCCAATGAAGTCCTTTGTGGTGGCCTCGAGGCCGAACTTGTCATAGACGTCCTTCATGGTGCATTTGTTGATATCCAGGCCTAGACAGAGGGTTATTGGTCAGCAAATTGTCTGATTTCGCAAGATTTATTTGCTTCACGCATCTCCTGGGAAAACGTACCCTTGTGTGTCGCGGGGTCCTTGAGGTCAAAGGTGCCAACCCACTCAATAAAGGACTTCATGCGTCGCTTCTCGAAGATCCCCATGAGGGGAGATCGcagagcctcagcagcatcagaGGGTACCTTGGCGACTGTAGCCTTGTTGGAGGCACCCTGCTGGACGTAGCTGCCAGCGACTTGCTTGAACTCGAGGTACCGTGTAACATCGGTGGAGACGAGAATGTTGGTCAATTCGCCGGAGGACATGAGGAACTTGGGGACAAGGTCGATGTTCCAGTCGTTGAGGCGGCCATATTGCTTCCAGGGCTCCTCGCCTTCGCGGAAGTTACCGTacttcttgaagagctgtGGTCTGTTGTTAGATATCGGCCTGGCAAGATATAGATCGGGAGGTATGAATAAAGGTTGCGTACAGTCTCGAGGTTCACGGAAGCTGCCTCACTGGGAAACAGTTAGCTTTTTGTTTATAGGAATTTAGTTGCATTCGGAAAGAGACTTACCCGCCATAGTGATCGTTGCGGTCGATATGGAggaccttcttgcccttgacacTCAGAACACTGTTGAAGCACAATCAGCCATCACCGCCTTTACATGTGCTATCCCTATACCGCCTTGCAGCTTGCGCAGGTTTGTAGCGCCCTTTGCGACACGACGAAGTGGTCAAAATGGATGCAGTTTGTCTTACCCAGAAAGAATACACTCGGTCAATCCTGAAAACAGTCAGCATCCGCTTGGGAATACAATAAGTCGGCGGCATCAAGCCAAAGCTCTCATTGATGCGGGGATCCGCCTTGTGGTGGCAGAAACAGGCAAGGAGGGGGAACAAGAACGTACCAGTGCCCAGCACGATGACGTCGTATTCAGGAGCAATCTCATCCATGATGGCTATtctctggtgttgatgttcgaTGAACCGTTAGGTAGAATGATAGAGAGATAGGGAgtaagaagagaaaaagaggcgGATTAGGATAAAATGGAAGCGaagcgaggacgaggacgagacgGGAgggtcgagaagcttgaggggACGGTGCTGTACGGTTGGCGGTTGCTTGCTTAGTGGCGGGGTCAGTCCCATTTACCTTttaccttacttttctttGGGGATCAACCGCAACTACAGCCTAGCTTCAGTGTGGGGACCCTTTTTATGGCTGGAGCTGGACAGTCTAACAGTCTGAGTGTGAATGTGGTTGACGCCTCTAACAACCAACGTCTTACCCAATTCATGCCTTTCTAATCTCACATATTCTCGCCTACAATATCAAATTACATTAAGATGAACACGTGCAACAAGTTTTGCTGCTGTTAGACATCCCGTCACCCCCTAATTCCCCCTTCCATCGTGGTCCGCTTTATTATCAAATTTAGCTTAGCAGCCAGATCAATATAAGAGCCCCAGCCACGACCCCAGTATCATCAATggtttattactattagtatattGAAGACAGGGTCTCTCGGTCGTGTCTCCTTTCTTTGCCCCAATTGTTGACCTCCATATTGTTACATCTACGTTTCTAGTTTCTACTCATCTTGGTGGAGTGACCCCTTTCATGAGATAACAAGAGCTTGACTTATACAGTATCCAGGCTCATTACTGTGTTGGGATACGAAGTCAAAGAGTTTAGTATCCGTATGATTGCAGCTCTCATACGCGCAAGGTTGTCATTACGGCTTGAGTTTGTAATCTACGACGCTTGCCACAATCAATCTTGATTCATCATATGTATTCATGTCAGCAGCTCACAGAGCCCATATACTCCCATATACATGTTTGTTTCGTCTACTGTATCTTACATATCCTAGATGTACACGACGAATATGTCAACCTGTCCCTAACCAGGCATCATAAACCACCTCTCCCATCACTCAAATGGTACATGACGTCGTCTCGCTAGTAACGGCTTTTTATTGTTTCTTCACCTccttctcaatcttggcctcctGTACTTCTGTGGCGACAGGATCAATCTGCTTGGCCGCCTCTGACTCAGCCTCAGGTTGTGTCCACTCAGtaacatcaacctcatcttcatATGCCGACGGTGTGTAGACTTGGCCTTCAATGCCCTCGAAGTTGATCTCGGGGTCGCTCATGGCGACACCGACGGCGTCTTGCCATGTGTAATATCGTTCCGTCAAGACGTGCTTGATGGCTCGCTGTGTCTTCAGGACCTTTCTTCAATGTCAGCTTCCCGCAAGTTATATTGCCTCGGATTATCTTACCTCCTCATCTCGAGTATCAATCTCTCGCTCACCGAATCCCAGCTTGGATCGAATGAGCTCTTGCCTTGATGTAGATAGCATGTTCCTCTCTCGGCAACACACCCACCACAAAGAGTGTAGATCTTCCCACGACTTCTTTCGCAGCTCCTCAACAGACCATGCACGTCCATGCTCCTCAGTCTCCTTGGGTGTTGCCAATGCCTTTCCTTGTGCTGGGAAGAATCCCCACAGACCATGATCAGGGTCGACCTTGATCCTGGGCTTGATCTGTCGTGGCTTCGGTAGCGGGATGTTTGACATTGACAGAGGCTCGCGAGGTCCTGATCCGTACAGACTACTCACACCTCGCTTGGGGTTATTGTCTTTTGTCTTTCGCTTGCATTGTGGTGTGGTCGTGGAGAAGTAGGCGACTCGAGATGTGGTGGCGGAGacctttgatgatgaggccTGGGCAATCCGACCGGCCAGTGGCCGTATCGTACTAGGAGCTGCCATTGACATTATCGTGCCTGTCATGGGGATTGAACGAAGCTATTCGCTTTTCAGCTCATCCCACGCATTCGCAAAATTTGGGATACCGTAGCTCGCGGGGCCTCGGGCGTCGGCGTTACGTTGCGCCGACGTCAATTATAGTCACGTGCTTTGGTGTACCACACATAGCCTCACCGAGTCTCACCTCGTGCCTCACCGAGCCTTACCAAGAGATGGATCTCAACAGTGGGTTCTATGGGACAGGCGCTTGCAGCAAGCACGGATGCCAAAGTTCGGTACAATGTACATGGTATTTTGGGGTGGGTGATGCGGGGGAATACTCCAGATGCCCCATCTCATAACCATCTTCTAGAACAAAGCAATTGTTGCCAGTTCCTGACTAGGACCTAGGACGACCACCAAGAGCCACATCAAGGATGCGGGGAGAGATCCATCACTAGGAACGGGCAAGGCATGAAGTTGCTAACATCATCTTGG encodes the following:
- a CDS encoding probable RAB GDP-dissociation inhibitor; the protein is MDEIAPEYDVIVLGTGLTECILSGVLSVKGKKVLHIDRNDHYGGEAASVNLETLFKKYGNFREGEEPWKQYGRLNDWNIDLVPKFLMSSGELTNILVSTDVTRYLEFKQVAGSYVQQGASNKATVAKVPSDAAEALRSPLMGIFEKRRMKSFIEWVGTFDLKDPATHKGLDINKCTMKDVYDKFGLEATTKDFIGHAMALYLTDDYITTPGQAPEAIQRIRLYGNSVARYGKSPYIYPLYGLGELPQGFARLSAIYGGTYMLNTNIDEIQYDGDKAVGIEATMTGVEEMKFKTKAKMILGDPSYFPNKAKVVGHVLRAICILKHPLAGTNDADSAQLIIPQSQVGRKNDIYIACVSSAHNVCPKGYWIAIVSTIAETSANHHVELQAGLDRLGKIEEQFMGPPIPIYEPLEDGTKDNIFISKSYDATSHFETTTDDVKDIYHRATGEELKVEGLREGIQVAEEQ
- a CDS encoding related to ribosomal protein, whose translation is MSMAAPSTIRPLAGRIAQASSSKVSATTSRVAYFSTTTPQCKRKTKDNNPKRGVSSLYGSGPREPLSMSNIPLPKPRQIKPRIKVDPDHGLWGFFPAQGKALATPKETEEHGRAWSVEELRKKSWEDLHSLWWVCCRERNMLSTSRQELIRSKLGFGEREIDTRDEETQRAIKHVLTERYYTWQDAVGVAMSDPEINFEGIEGQVYTPSAYEDEVDVTEWTQPEAESEAAKQIDPVATEVQEAKIEKEVKKQ